In a genomic window of Chrysemys picta bellii isolate R12L10 chromosome 1, ASM1138683v2, whole genome shotgun sequence:
- the CLIC6 gene encoding chloride intracellular channel protein 6 isoform X3 — MILWLKGVIFNVTTVDLKRKPADLQNLAPGTNPPFMTFDGEVKIDVNKIEEFLEEKLTPPRYPKLGPKHPESNSAGNDVFAKFSAFIKNTRKDANENLEKSLLKALRRLDNYLNTPLPDEIYAYSTEDITVSSRKFLDGDELTLADCNLLPKLHIIKVVAKKYRNFEFPSEMTGIWRYLNSAYARDEFTNTCPADREIEFAYLDVAKRMK; from the exons ATGATTCTGTGGCTGAAAGGCGTTATATTTAATGTAACAACTGTAGACTTGAAAAG AAAACCTGCAGACTTACAGAATCTAGCCCCAGGAACAAACCCTCCCTTTATGACTTTTGATGGTGAAGTGAAAATTGATGTCAATAAGATCGAGGAGTTCCTAGAGGAAAAATTAACGCCACCAAG ATACCCCAAACTTGGGCCAAAGCACCCCGAATCTAATTCTGCAGGAAATGATGTGTTTGCAAAATTCTCTGCTTTCATAAAGAACACAAGAAAAGATGCTAATGAAA ATTTGGAAAAATCCTTACTTAAGGCTCTAAGGAGGCTGGATAACTATTTAAATACCCCCTTGCCTGATGAAATTTATGCCTATAGCACTGAAGACATCACTGTTTCCAGCAGGAAATTCCTGGATGGAGATGAGCTCACCTTAGCAGACTGCAACCTCTTACCAAAGCTCCACATCATTAAG gttgTGGCAAAAAAATATAGGAATTTTGAGTTTCCATCTGAAATGACTGGGATCTGGAGATATTTGAACAGTGCTTATGCTAGAGATGAATTCACAAATACTTGTCCTGCCGATCGAGAAATTGAATTTGCATATTTGGATGTTGCAAAGAGAATGAAGTGA